ATTGCGCTTTTGCTCTTTTGCATCTCTTTCTTTGAGCTGCGTAACAGGCATCCGGACCTTTACCGGGTAGCATTGTACAGTGCCGGATGCTTCGTGATTTACCTGGTGGGACTCTCCTTCCTGCCACCGCTGCCGGTCTTGCTGGTGAACCAGGTTTTTGCATTGTATGTATTTGTGATCGCGAGTATGGTCGGGTTGAAGGAGGGACGATCCGGGAACCGGCTGGGGTACTATTTTTCAGGGTTCTATGCCTTGTGGTTTATACTCATTCTGGTGGAAGCCGTGTACATACAGACAGGTGTGCCCCAACATATATTCCCGGTAAGTTATGTTTCCACGGCCATTTTCCTGGAAGGTTTTCTGCTGGCGATTCTTGTTGCGAAAAGATTCCAGCGGGAAAAACGGGAAGATAACCTTCGGCAGTTTGAGATGAAAAACCAAATCGAAAAAATGGAACAAAATTTTAGGCAGGAGATCCTGACTACACGATTGGAAATACAGGAAGAAACATTCACTGCCATCAGTCAGGAGATACATGATAATGTAGGGCAATTCCTGAGCCTTGCCCGGATACAGGTCAACATTATGGACCAGCAGGAAGCTAAGAATGGCCCTATGATCATAGAACTGAGAGATAATCTTGGCAGGGCGATGACTGATTTGCGAAATATTGCCAAAAGCCTGAATAGCTATTATATACAGAATAACAACCTGGGTGAAACGATCGCCAACCAGGTACAACATATCAATCGTACGGGATTTACACGTCTTGAGCTTTCTATCAAAGGCACAGAACGGGAAATCGATAACCAGCGAAAACTGGTACTTTATCGCATAGTGCAGGAAGGTATCCAGAATGCGATCAAACATGCGAAGGCCTCAGCCGTCCATATCCGGTTGGATTATACGGGTACTTTATTCCTGGTGGAGATTGAAGATAATGGCGAAGGGTTCGATAAAGAGGCGACATTACAACAAAACCGGGGACTGGGATTGCATAACATGTTTAGTCGCGCAACGCTGATCGGGGGTGAAGCACATATTGTGAGTCATCCCGGAAAAGGTACGATTATCCAGATCAAAACACCATTTCAATAACTGAATGTCAATTAAAACGCCTTATCAATAAATGAAAAAGATCGCTATTGTAGACGACCAGGTGATGATCCGAAAAGCTTTGTCCGTATTGATAAATATGTTTCCCGGTTACGAAGTAATGCTGGATGCATCCGATGGAAAGGACCTCCAGCGACAACTACAGGAAGAGAATCCACCGCATATCGTGCTACTCGATATTGTGATGCCCAATATGGATGGTTATGAAACCGCCGGATGGCTTCGGGATAATTACCCGGATATCAAAGTATTGGCCCTAAGTACAATGGACTCGGACACCGCCATCATAAA
This Chitinophaga sancti DNA region includes the following protein-coding sequences:
- a CDS encoding 7TM-DISM domain-containing protein, with protein sequence MKYLLILISWIHWCLPAGGQTVQWSRGDEALSVAPAMQFMEDSTGKLRIEDVITSVWHPTGQAVLHFGFTDKVIWLRLDVRNNTTDSLLLSFEQAFISELTLYYTDAGGHWQSIRSGYEVPFTSKPVLDHNQVIPYPRSNGPVYIRMRPLIHATPVQLITLKYWELQAARKKMDYGIYAGILLLAVIVNLFLYAALKKNYFLYYSILIFFYLMTSATVMEGYAIYFFPRIQMMFWYSIVPVLDMIALLLFCISFFELRNRHPDLYRVALYSAGCFVIYLVGLSFLPPLPVLLVNQVFALYVFVIASMVGLKEGRSGNRLGYYFSGFYALWFILILVEAVYIQTGVPQHIFPVSYVSTAIFLEGFLLAILVAKRFQREKREDNLRQFEMKNQIEKMEQNFRQEILTTRLEIQEETFTAISQEIHDNVGQFLSLARIQVNIMDQQEAKNGPMIIELRDNLGRAMTDLRNIAKSLNSYYIQNNNLGETIANQVQHINRTGFTRLELSIKGTEREIDNQRKLVLYRIVQEGIQNAIKHAKASAVHIRLDYTGTLFLVEIEDNGEGFDKEATLQQNRGLGLHNMFSRATLIGGEAHIVSHPGKGTIIQIKTPFQ